In one Setaria italica strain Yugu1 unplaced genomic scaffold, Setaria_italica_v2.0 scaffold_175, whole genome shotgun sequence genomic region, the following are encoded:
- the LOC101761381 gene encoding UDP-glycosyltransferase 90A2, whose protein sequence is MQYKLPQQDFNSAAPNHCKSATPQLAMATTNGGGAATNHAANVAGRDHVVIFPFMAKGHTLPLLDFATALSTHHTSLRVTLLTTPANRAFAAGRLPPSVALVELPFPSLPPLPAGIESTDALPCPSLYPAFLRATALLRGPFAEFLASLPEPPLVLVSDFFLGFTHRAAADAGVRRVVFHGMSCFSMAICKALIVNPAAAAASGEPAGAPFHVPGMPEHVAITADEVPDTVVKFGNPEDPVVRFLIDDVGFSDVLSWGVLVNSIAALDDDYVAPLESFYQSGARAWLVGPLFLAAGDTSELEEEEQDPDGCLAWLDERAAQPGSVAYVSFGTQAHISDAQLDEVAHGLVQSGHRFLWVVRSDTWSPPADVGPNGRIVRGWVPQRSVLAHRAVGGFVSHCGWNSVMESLAAGKPILAWPMIAEQHLNARHVADIVGAGVRIHTKAGGMAGVDVVVGRVEVEEKVRTLMDADGEAGKKMRARAAWARRAAKSAVGEGGASRVALGKLVDELQRTYGDVVDEGKM, encoded by the coding sequence ATGCAGTATAAATTACCCCAGCAAGACTTCAACTCTGCCGCACCCAACCACTGCAAGTCAGCAACGCCTCAGCTTGCCATGGCCAccaccaacggcggcggcgcagcaacGAACCATGCCGCGAACGTCGCTGGCCGTGACCACGTCGTCATCTTCCCCTTCATGGCGAAAGGCCACACGCTCCCGCTGCTCGACTTCGCCACGGCCCTCTCCACCcaccacacgagcctccgcgtCACCCTGCTCACCACCCCGGCCAACCGCGcgttcgccgccggccgcctgccCCCGTCGGTGGCGCTGGTCGAGCTCCCGTTCCCGTCCCTGCCGCCGCTACCCGCGGGGATCGAGTCCACCGACGCGCTCCCGTGCCCGTCCCTCTACCCGGCGTTCCTGCGCGCCACGGCGCTCCTCCGGGGACCCTTCGCCGAGTTCCTGGCGTCGCTCCCGGAACCACCGCTCGTGCTCGTCTCAGACTTCTTCCTCGGGTTCACGCACCGCGCCGCGGCCGACGCCGGCGTCCGACGCGTCGTGTTCCACGGCATGTCCTGCTTCTCCATGGCCATCTGCAAGGCGCTCATCGTGAacccggctgcggcggcggccagcggcgagcCTGCCGGCGCTCCGTTCCACGTGCCAGGCATGCCGGAACACGTGGCGATCACGGCGGACGAGGTCCCCGACACGGTGGTGAAATTTGGCAACCCCGAGGACCCCGTGGTCCGGTTCCTCATCGACGACGTCGGCTTCTCCGACGTGCTGAGCTGGGGCGTCCTGGTCAACAGCATCGCCGCGCTAGACGACGACTACGTGGCGCCACTCGAGTCGTTCTACCAGTCCGGCGCCCGCGCCTGGCTCGTAGGCCCGCtgttcctcgccgccggcgacacgtcggagctcgaggaggaggagcaagatCCCGACGGCTGTCTTGCCTGGCTCGACGAGAGGGCGGCGCAGCCGGGATCGGTGGCCTACGTGTCGTTCGGCACGCAGGCCCACATCTCCGATGCGCAGCTCGATGAGGTAGCGCACGGGCTGGTGCAGTCCGGCCACCGCTTCCTCTGGGTCGTCAGGTCGGACAcgtggtcgccgccggcggacgTGGGCCCCAACGGCCGGATCGTCCGCGGGTGGGTCCCGCAGAGGAGCGTCCTGGCCCACAGGGCAGTGGGAGGGTTCGTGAgccactgcgggtggaactcggtGATGGAGAGCCTCGCGGCCGGGAAGCCCATCCTGGCGTGGCCGATGATCGCCGAGCAGCACCTCAACGCGAGGCACGTCGCGGacatcgtcggcgccggcgtcagGATCCACACGAAGGCCGGCGGCATGGCGGgggtcgacgtcgtcgtcgggAGGGTGGAGGTCGAGGAGAAGGTCCGGACGCTGATggacgccgacggcgaggccggGAAGAAGATGCGGGCGAgggcggcgtgggcgcggcgagcggcgaagTCAGCGGTCGGCGAAGGAGGAGCTTCACGTGTCGCGTTGGGAAAGCTAGTGGACGAGCTTCAGAGGACCTACGGTGACGTCGTCGATGAAGGGAAAATGTAG